Proteins encoded by one window of Lathyrus oleraceus cultivar Zhongwan6 chromosome 1, CAAS_Psat_ZW6_1.0, whole genome shotgun sequence:
- the LOC127120310 gene encoding uncharacterized protein LOC127120310 produces the protein MLSIANKVIVKHAVTKIRYGDVLLTYGSSLAVEMILLHAHELGKQFRVVIVDSRPKLRGQQLLRRLVEKGLNCTYTHINAVSYIMHEVSRVFLGAESILSNGTVYSRVGTASVAMVAHASRVPVIVCCEAYKFHERVQLDSICSNELGDPDAISSVQGRVDVNHLDGWSDIENLQLLNLIYDAMPSDYVSMIVTDYGMVPPTSVPVIVREYGREQVWI, from the exons ATGCTCTCTATTGCCAACAAGGTGATAGTCAAGCATGCTGTCACCAAAATAAGATATGGGGATGTTCTTCTAACATACGGGTCATCATTGGCAGTTGAAATGATTCTTTTGCATGCACACGAATTAGGAAAACAATTTCGTGTTGTGATAGTTGACTCTCGTCCAAAGCTTAGAGGCCAACAGTTACTCCGCAGGCTTGTGGAGAAAGGTCTTAACTGTACATACACTCATATAAATGCTGTTTCCTACATTATGCATGAAGTTAGTCGAGTTTTTCTGGGTGCTGAATCAATATTGTCTAATGGAACGGTATATTCAAGAGTGGGGACTGCAAGTGTCGCAATGGTTGCTCATGCATCCCGTGTACCAGTCATAGTATGTTGTGAGGCCTATAAATTTCATGAAAGGGTACAGCTGGACTCGATTTGCTCGAATGAACTTG GTGATCCAGATGCCATTTCAAGTGTTCAAGGTAGAGTGGATGTCAACCACTTGGATGGTTGGTCCGATATCGAAAATCTGCAACTTCTAAATCTGAT TTATGATGCAATGCCTTCAGATTACGTTTCAATGATAGTCACAGATTATGGAATG GTCCCCCCCACAAGTGTACCTGTAATTGTAAGAGAATATGGGAGAGAACAGGTCTGGATATAA
- the LOC127120302 gene encoding uncharacterized protein LOC127120302, translating into MGKKGGAKNLPKPESKSHTPITLREEATGKLKTKPIVNTKSHLRIDHLKKLAVWTTTNPHIPSLSAFYGQHLATVSESAGVPPHPSLLTCQRCETVLHPGFNSTVRIEKNRSKVRHRQKKFGTIAQNNVVYKCHFCSHQNIKRGTPKGHLKKLCPAKDKPSLESTPATKPIVHKSLKLEKHMVSKDEGGELHTVGSEVVVKDVAPMKGLETPFSTSAPTLLEAKKRNRNKSSSKNAFETPSMSARVNTQSTASKRRKKSWTSLKEIAKSKESDNSGVANLTIPFFL; encoded by the exons ATGGGGAAGAAAGGAGGAGCGAAAAATCTCCCAAAACCGGAATCAAAATCTCACACTCCTATTACACTGAGAGAAGAAGCCACTGGAAAATTAAAAACGAAGCCAATCGTTAACACAAAGTCACATCTGAGAATTGATCATTTGAAAAAACTTGCGGTGTGGACCACTACTAACCCTCACATACCGTCTTTGAGTGCCTTCTATGGTCAGCATTTGGCCACCGTTTCAGAGTCTGCTGGTGTACCTCCTCATCCTTCTCTACTCACTTGCCAAAG GTGCGAAACTGTTCTTCATCCCGGCTTTAATTCAACTGTACGGATTGAGAAGAATAGATCAAAGGTCAGACACAGGCAAAAGAAGTTTGGCACCATCGCCCAAAACAATGTCGTGTACAAGTGCCATTTCTGTTCACATCAGAATATCAAGAGAGGTACCCCTAAGGGACATTTGAAAAAACTATGCCCGGCAAAAGATAAACCATCCTTAGAATCAACACCCGCCACAAAACCAATTGTACACAAATCTTTAAAATTAGAGAAACACATGGTAAGCAAAGATGAAGGCGGTGAATTACACACTGTTGGTTCAGAAGTTGTAGTTAAGGACGTCGCCCCTATGAAGGGTCTGGAAACTCCGTTTAGTACAAGTGCACCAACATTGTTAGAAGCAAAGAAGAGAAATAGAAACAAATCCTCGTCCAAGAATGCGTTTGAAACTCCAAGCATGTCTGCAAGAGTAAATACTCAGAGCACTGCGAGCAAAAGACGGAAAAAATCATGGACCAGTTTAAAAGAAATTGCTAAGAGCAAAGAGAGTGATAACAGTGGAGTTGCTAATTTGACAATCCCATTTTTTTTATAA
- the LOC127120340 gene encoding histone acetyltransferase HAC5 — protein sequence MLSRLPYFDGDFWCGSAMEKARIIEKESGGDYEKMLKKQVSTRALKTLGHVNPSKDDAKDILVMQKLGQDILPTKENFIVAHLQYSCMHCCEVIICTECKKFQECERCHTLNEHTLKSGEVHPLCLAVVDDIPSNTTHNDHILENGLFEDRNNFLSFCQKYKFQFDTLRHAKYSLMMILYHLSNPSPMNFCYGFITDYVSIGTVFLPLLA from the exons ATGCTTTCTCGTTTGCCATACTTTGATGGAGACTTTTGGTGTGGTTCTGCAATGGAAAAAGCGAGGATCATTGAAAAAGAGAGTGGAGGAGACTATGAAAAAATGTTGAAGAAACAAGTGTCAACTAGAGCTTTGAAGACCTTGGGACATGTCAATCCTTCGAAAGACGATGCTAAAGACATTTTGGTGATGCAAAAA TTGGGTCAAGATATATTGCCTACCAAGGAAAATTTCATTGTAGCTCACTTACAATATTCATGCATGCATTGCTGTGAAGTGATAATTTGCACTGAATGTAAGAAATTTCAAGAGTGTGAAAG ATGTCATACTTTAAATGAACACACATTAAAGAGCGGTGAAGTGCATCCACTTTGTCTG GCCGTTGTTGATGATATCCCCTCAAACACTACGCATAATGATCATATCCTTGAGAATGGATTATTTGAAGATAGGAACAACTTTTTGAGCTTCTGCCAGAAGTATAAGTTTCAGTTTGACACACTCCGACATGCCAAGTATTCCTTAATGATGATTCTCTACCATCTAAGCAATCCTAGTCCTATGAATTTTTGTTATGGATTTATAACTGATTATGTGTCGATTGGCACCGTCTTTCTGCCACTGTTAGCTTAA